One Acanthochromis polyacanthus isolate Apoly-LR-REF ecotype Palm Island chromosome 6, KAUST_Apoly_ChrSc, whole genome shotgun sequence DNA segment encodes these proteins:
- the LOC127534566 gene encoding mucin-19-like isoform X2 has translation MLTQTAAGQTPAGQTSALAGQTSAGQTSAGQTSADQTSAGQTPAGQTPAGQTPAGQTSAGQTSAGQTSAGQTSADQTSAGQTPAGQTPAGQTSAGQTSAGQTPAGQTPAGQTPAGQTPAGQTSAGQTSAGQTSAGHTSAGQTSTGQTPAGQTPAGQTSAGQTSAGQTPAGQTSAGQTSAGQTPAGQTSAGQKSAGQTPAGQTSAGQTSAGQISASAGQTSAGQTSAGQTPAGQTPAGQTSAGQTSAGQTSAGQTSTGQTSAGQTPAGQTPAGQTPAGQTSAGQTSTGQTSAGQTSAGQTPAGQTPAGQTPAGQTPAGQTPAGQTSAGQTSAGQTSAGQTPAGQTPAGQTPAGQTSAGQTSAGQTPAGQTPAGQTPAGQTSAGQTPAGQTPAGQTSAGQTSTGQTSAGQTSAGQTPAGQTPAGQTSAGQTLAGQTSAGQTSAGQTSAGQPSTSAGQTSVGHTSASAGQTSASAGQTSASAGQTSAGQTSEGQTSASAGQTSAGQTSEGQTSAGQTLAGQTSAGQTSVGQTSAGQTSAGQTSAGQPSTSAGQTSAGQTPAGQTSAGQTSAGQTSAGQTSAGQTPAGQTPAGQTSAGQTPAGQTSAGQTSAGQTSAGQPSTSAGQTSVGHTSASAGQTSTSAGQTSASAGQTSASAGQTSASAGQTSAGQTSEGQTSASAGQTSAGQTSEGQTSAGQTLAGQTSAGQTSVGQTSAGQTSAGQTSAGQTSAGQTSAGQTLAGQTSAGQTSAGQPSTSAGQTSAGQTPAGQTSAGQTSAGQTSAGQTSASAGQTSASAGQTSAGQTSAGQTPAGQTSAGQTSAPAGQTSSDQTSAGQTSAGQTSASAGQTSASAGQTSASEGQTSASAGQTSAGQTSAGQTSADQTSAGQTSAGQTSAGQTSAGQTSAGQTSAGQTSAGQTSAGQTSAGQTSASAGQTSAGQTWAGQTSASAGQTSAGQPSTSAGQTSVGHTSASAGQTSASAGQTSAGQTSEGQTSASAGQTSAGQTSEGQTSAGQTLAGQTSAGQTSVGQTSAGQTSAGQTSAGQTSAGQTSAGQTLAGQTSTGQTSVGQTSAGQTSAGQTSAGQPSTSAGQTSAGQTPAGQTSAGQTSAGQTSAGQTSASAGQTSASAGQTSAGQTSAGQTPAGQTSAGQTSAPAGQTSSDQTSAGQTSAGQTSASAGQTSASAGQTSASEGQTSASAGQTSASAGQTSASAGQTSAGQTSAGQTSADQTSAGQTSAGQTSAGQTSASAGQTSAGQTSAGQTSAGQTSAGQTSASAGQTSAGQTSAD, from the exons ATGCTAACACAGACTGCAGCAGGTCAAACaccggcaggtcaaacatcagcattggcaggtcagacatcggcaggtcaaacatcggcAGGTCAGACATCAGCAGATcaaacatcggcaggtcaaacaccggcaggtcaaacaccggcaggtcaaacaccggcaggtcagacatcggcaggtcagacatcggcaggtcaaacatcggcAGGTCAGACATCAGCAGATcaaacatcggcaggtcaaacaccggcaggtcaaacaccggcaggtcagacatcggcaggtcagacatcggcaggtcagacaccggcaggtcaaacaccggcaggtcagacaccggcaggtcagacaccggcaggtcagacatcggcaggtcagacatcggCTGGTCAAACATCGGCGGGTCACACATCGGCGGGTCAGACATCGACTGGTCAGACACCGGCTGGTCAGACACcggcaggtcagacatcggcaggtcagacatcggcaggtcagacaccggcaggtcagacatcggcaggtcagacatcggcaggtcagacaccggcaggtcagacatcggcaggtcaaaaatcggcaggtcaaacaccggcaggtcagacatcggCGGGTCAAACATCGGCGGGTCAAATATCAGCATcggcaggtcagacatcggcaggtcagacatcggcaggtcagacaccggcaggtcaaacaccggcaggtcagacatcggcaggtcaaacatcggcTGGTCAAACATCGGCGGGTCAAACATCGACTGGTcaaacatcggcaggtcaaacaccggcaggtcagacaccggcaggtcaaacaccggcaggtcaaacatcggcag GTCAGACATCGACTGGTcaaacatcggcaggtcaaacatcggcaggtcagacaccggcaggtcaaacaccggcag gtcaaacaccggcaggtcaaacaccggcaggtcaaacaccggcaggtcagacatcggcaggtcagacatcggcaggtcagacatcggcaggtcaaacaccggcaggtcaaacaccggcaggtcagacaccggcaggtcagacatcggcaggtcagacatcggCTGGTCAGACACCGGCTGGTCAGACACCGGCAGGTCAGACACcggcaggtcagacatcggCAGGTCAGACACCGGCGGGTCAAACACCGGCGGGTCAAACATCGGCGGGTCAAACATCGACTGGTcaaacatcggcaggtcaaacatcggcaggtcagacaccggcaggtcaaacaccggcaggtcagacatcggcaggtcaaacactggcaggtcaaacatcggcGGGTCAAACATCGGCTGGTcaaacatcggcaggtcaaCCATcaacatcggcaggtcaaacatcggTGGGTCATACATCagcatcggcaggtcaaacatcagcatcggcaggtcaaacatcagcatcggcaggtcaaacatcggcGGGTCAAACATCGGAAGGTCAAACATCagcatcggcaggtcaaacatcggcGGGTCAAACATCGGAAGGTCAAACATCAGCAGGTCAAACACTggcag GTCAGACATCGGCGGGTCAAACATCGGTGGGTCAAACATCGGCTGGTcaaacatcggcaggtcaaacatcggcaggtcaaCCATcaacatcggcaggtcaaacatcagCAGGTCAAACACcggcaggtcagacatcggCGGGTCAAACATCGGCGGGTcaaacatcggcaggtcaaacatcggcaggtcagacaccggcaggtcaaacaccggcaggtcagacatcggcaggtcaaacaccggcaggtcaaacatcggcGGGTCAAACATCGGCTGGTcaaacatcggcaggtcaaCCATcaacatcggcaggtcaaacatcggTGGGTCATACATCagcatcggcaggtcaaacatcaacatcggcaggtcaaacatcagcatcggcaggtcaaacatcagcatcggcaggtcaaacatcagcatcggcaggtcaaacatcggcGGGTCAAACATCGGAAGGTCAAACATCagcatcggcaggtcaaacatcggcGGGTCAAACATCGGAAGGTCAAACATCAGCAGGTCAAACACTGGCAGGTCAGACATCGGCGGGTCAAACATCGGTGGGTCAAACATcggcaggtcagacatcggcaggtcaaacatcggcaggtcagacatcggcaggtcaaacatcggcaggtcaaacactggcaggtcagacatcggcgggtcaaacatcggcaggtcaaCCATcaacatcggcaggtcaaacatcagCAGGTCAAACACcggcaggtcagacatcggCGGGTCAAACATCGGCGGGTCAAACATCGGCTGGTCAAACATCagcatcggcaggtcaaacatcagcatcggcaggtcaaacatcggcaggtcaaacatcggcaggtcaaacaccggcaggtcaaacatcggcTGGTCAAACATCAGCaccggcaggtcaaacatcgtCAGATcaaacatcggcaggtcaaacatcggcgggtcaaacatcagcatcggcaggtcaaacatcagcatcggctggtcaaacatcagcatcggaaggtcaaacatcagcatcggcaggtcaaacatcggcaggtcaaacatccGCAGGTCAGACATCGGCAGATCAGACATCGGCGGGTcaaacatcggcaggtcaaacatcggcaggtcagacatcggcaggtcaaacatcggcaggtcagacatcggcaggtcaaacatcggcaggtcagacatcggcaggtcaaacatcggcaggtcaaacatcagcatcggcaggtcagacatcggcaggtcaaacatgggcaggtcaaacatcagcatcggctggtcaaacatcggcaggtcaaCCATcaacatcggcaggtcaaacatcggTGGGTCATACATCagcatcggcaggtcaaacatcagcatcggcaggtcaaacatcggcGGGTCAAACATCGGAAGGTCAAACATCagcatcggcaggtcaaacatcggcGGGCCAAACATCGGAAGGTCAAACATCAGCAGGTCAAACACTGGCAGGTCAGACATCGGCGGGTCAAACATCGGTGGGTCAAACATcggcaggtcagacatcggcaggtcaaacatcggcaggtcagacatcggcaggtcaaacatcggcaggtcaaacactGGCAGGTCAGACATCGACGGGTCAAACATCGGTGGGTCAAACATCGGCTGGTcaaacatcggcaggtcaaacatcggcaggtcaaCCATcaacatcggcaggtcaaacatcagCAGGTCAAACACcggcaggtcagacatcggCGGGTCAAACATCGGCGGGTCAAACATCGGCTGGTCAAACATCagcatcggcaggtcaaacatcagcatcggcaggtcaaacatcggcaggtcaaacatcggcaggtcaaacaccggcaggtcaaacatcggcTGGTCAAACATCAGCaccggcaggtcaaacatcgtCAGATcaaacatcggcaggtcaaacatcggcgggtcaaacatcagcatcggcaggtcaaacatcagcatcggctggtcaaacatcagcatcggaaggtcaaacatcagcatcggcaggtcaaacatcagcatcggcaggtcaaacatcagcatcggcaggtcaaacatcggcaggtcaaacatcggcaggtcagacatcggCAGATCAGACATCGGCGGGTcaaacatcggcaggtcaaacatcggcaggtcaaacatcagcatcggcaggtcaaacatcggcaggtcagacatcggcaggtcagacatcggcaggtcaaacatcggcaggtcaaacatcagcatcggcaggtcaaacatcggcaggtcaaacatcagCAGATTAG
- the LOC127534566 gene encoding mucin-19-like isoform X20, whose protein sequence is MLTQTAAGQTPAGQTSALAGQTSAGQTSAGQTSADQTSAGQTPAGQTPAGQTPAGQTSAGQTSAGQTSAGQTSADQTSAGQTPAGQTPAGQTSAGQTSAGQTPAGQTPAGQTPAGQTPAGQTSAGQTSAGQTSAGHTSAGQTSTGQTPAGQTPAGQTSAGQTSAGQTPAGQTSAGQTSAGQTPAGQTSAGQKSAGQTPAGQTSAGQTSAGQISASAGQTSAGQTSAGQTPAGQTPAGQTSAGQTSAGQTSAGQTSTGQTSAGQTPAGQTPAGQTPAGQTSAGQTSAGQTPAGQTPAGQTSAGQTSAGQTSAGQTPAGQTPAGQTPAGQTSTGQTSAGQTSAGQTPAGQTPAGQTSAGQTPAGQTSAGQTSAGQTSAGQPSTSAGQTSVGHTSASAGQTSASAGQTSASAGQTSAGQTSEGQTSASAGQTSAGQTSEGQTSASAGQTSAGQTSEGQTSAGQTLAGQTSAGQTSVGQTSAGQTSAGQTSAGQTSAGQTSAGQTLAGQTSAGQTSAGQPSTSAGQTSAGQTPAGQTSAGQTSAGQTSAGQTSASAGQTSASAGQTSAGQTSAGQTPAGQTSAGQTSAPAGQTSSDQTSAGQTSAGQTSASAGQTSASAGQTSASEGQTSASAGQTSAGQTSAGQTSADQTSAGQTSAGQTSAGQTSAGQTSAGQTSAGQTSAGQTSAGQTSAGQTSASAGQTSAGQTWAGQTSASAGQTSAGQPSTSAGQTSVGHTSASAGQTSASAGQTSAGQTSEGQTSASAGQTSAGQTSEGQTSAGQTLAGQTSAGQTSVGQTSAGQTSAGQTSAGQTSAGQTSAGQTLAGQTSTGQTSVGQTSAGQTSAGQTSAGQPSTSAGQTSAGQTPAGQTSAGQTSAGQTSAGQTSASAGQTSASAGQTSAGQTSAGQTPAGQTSAGQTSAPAGQTSSDQTSAGQTSAGQTSASAGQTSASAGQTSASEGQTSASAGQTSASAGQTSASAGQTSAGQTSAGQTSADQTSAGQTSAGQTSAGQTSASAGQTSAGQTSAGQTSAGQTSAGQTSASAGQTSAGQTSAD, encoded by the exons ATGCTAACACAGACTGCAGCAGGTCAAACaccggcaggtcaaacatcagcattggcaggtcagacatcggcaggtcaaacatcggcAGGTCAGACATCAGCAGATcaaacatcggcaggtcaaacaccggcaggtcaaacaccggcaggtcaaacaccggcaggtcagacatcggcaggtcagacatcggcaggtcaaacatcggcAGGTCAGACATCAGCAGATcaaacatcggcaggtcaaacaccggcaggtcaaacaccggcaggtcagacatcggcaggtcagacatcggcaggtcagacaccggcaggtcaaacaccggcaggtcagacaccggcaggtcagacaccggcaggtcagacatcggcaggtcagacatcggCTGGTCAAACATCGGCGGGTCACACATCGGCGGGTCAGACATCGACTGGTCAGACACCGGCTGGTCAGACACcggcaggtcagacatcggcaggtcagacatcggcaggtcagacaccggcaggtcagacatcggcaggtcagacatcggcaggtcagacaccggcaggtcagacatcggcaggtcaaaaatcggcaggtcaaacaccggcaggtcagacatcggCGGGTCAAACATCGGCGGGTCAAATATCAGCATcggcaggtcagacatcggcaggtcagacatcggcaggtcagacaccggcaggtcaaacaccggcaggtcagacatcggcaggtcaaacatcggcTGGTCAAACATCGGCGGGTCAAACATCGACTGGTcaaacatcggcaggtcaaacaccggcaggtcagacaccggcaggtcaaacaccggcaggtcaaacatcggcaggtcagacatcggCTGGTCAGACACCGGCTGGTCAGACACcggcaggtcagacatcggcaggtcagacatcggcaggtcagacatcggCAGGTCAGACACCGGCAGGTCAAACACCGGCAGGTCAAACACCGGCAGGTCAGACATCGACTGGTcaaacatcggcaggtcaaacatcggcaggtcagacaccggcaggtcaaacaccggcaggtcagacatcggcaggtcaaacaccggcaggtcaaacatcggcGGGTCAAACATCGGCTGGTcaaacatcggcaggtcaaCCATcaacatcggcaggtcaaacatcggTGGGTCATACATCagcatcggcaggtcaaacatcagcatcggcaggtcaaacatcagcatcggcag gtcaaacatcggcGGGTCAAACATCGGAAG gtcaaacatcagcatcggcaggtcaaacatcggcGGGTCAAACATCGGAAGGTCAAACATCagcatcggcaggtcaaacatcggcGGGTCAAACATCGGAAGGTCAAACATCAGCAGGTCAAACACTGGCAGGTCAGACATCGGCGGGTCAAACATCGGTGGGTCAAACATcggcaggtcagacatcggcaggtcaaacatcggcaggtcagacatcggcaggtcaaacatcggcaggtcaaacactggcaggtcagacatcggcgggtcaaacatcggcaggtcaaCCATcaacatcggcaggtcaaacatcagCAGGTCAAACACcggcaggtcagacatcggCGGGTCAAACATCGGCGGGTCAAACATCGGCTGGTCAAACATCagcatcggcaggtcaaacatcagcatcggcaggtcaaacatcggcaggtcaaacatcggcaggtcaaacaccggcaggtcaaacatcggcTGGTCAAACATCAGCaccggcaggtcaaacatcgtCAGATcaaacatcggcaggtcaaacatcggcgggtcaaacatcagcatcggcaggtcaaacatcagcatcggctggtcaaacatcagcatcggaaggtcaaacatcagcatcggcaggtcaaacatcggcaggtcaaacatccGCAGGTCAGACATCGGCAGATCAGACATCGGCGGGTcaaacatcggcaggtcaaacatcggcaggtcagacatcggcaggtcaaacatcggcaggtcagacatcggcaggtcaaacatcggcaggtcagacatcggcaggtcaaacatcggcaggtcaaacatcagcatcggcaggtcagacatcggcaggtcaaacatgggcaggtcaaacatcagcatcggctggtcaaacatcggcaggtcaaCCATcaacatcggcaggtcaaacatcggTGGGTCATACATCagcatcggcaggtcaaacatcagcatcggcaggtcaaacatcggcGGGTCAAACATCGGAAGGTCAAACATCagcatcggcaggtcaaacatcggcGGGCCAAACATCGGAAGGTCAAACATCAGCAGGTCAAACACTGGCAGGTCAGACATCGGCGGGTCAAACATCGGTGGGTCAAACATcggcaggtcagacatcggcaggtcaaacatcggcaggtcagacatcggcaggtcaaacatcggcaggtcaaacactGGCAGGTCAGACATCGACGGGTCAAACATCGGTGGGTCAAACATCGGCTGGTcaaacatcggcaggtcaaacatcggcaggtcaaCCATcaacatcggcaggtcaaacatcagCAGGTCAAACACcggcaggtcagacatcggCGGGTCAAACATCGGCGGGTCAAACATCGGCTGGTCAAACATCagcatcggcaggtcaaacatcagcatcggcaggtcaaacatcggcaggtcaaacatcggcaggtcaaacaccggcaggtcaaacatcggcTGGTCAAACATCAGCaccggcaggtcaaacatcgtCAGATcaaacatcggcaggtcaaacatcggcgggtcaaacatcagcatcggcaggtcaaacatcagcatcggctggtcaaacatcagcatcggaaggtcaaacatcagcatcggcaggtcaaacatcagcatcggcaggtcaaacatcagcatcggcaggtcaaacatcggcaggtcaaacatcggcaggtcagacatcggCAGATCAGACATCGGCGGGTcaaacatcggcaggtcaaacatcggcaggtcaaacatcagcatcggcaggtcaaacatcggcaggtcagacatcggcaggtcagacatcggcaggtcaaacatcggcaggtcaaacatcagcatcggcaggtcaaacatcggcaggtcaaacatcagCAGATTAG
- the LOC127534566 gene encoding mucin-19-like isoform X27: MLTQTAAGQTPAGQTSALAGQTSAGQTSAGQTSADQTSAGQTPAGQTPAGQTPAGQTSAGQTSAGQTSAGQTSADQTSAGQTPAGQTPAGQTSAGQTSAGQTPAGQTPAGQTPAGQTPAGQTSAGQTSAGQTSAGHTSAGQTSTGQTPAGQTPAGQTSAGQTSAGQTPAGQTSAGQTSAGQTPAGQTSAGQKSAGQTPAGQTSAGQTSAGQISASAGQTSAGQTSAGQTPAGQTPAGQTSAGQTSAGQTSAGQTSTGQTSAGQTPAGQTPAGQTPAGQTSAGQTSTGQTSAGQTSAGQTPAGQTPAGQTPAGQTSAGQTPAGQTSAGQTSAGQTSAGQPSTSAGQTSVGHTSASAGQTSTSAGQTSASAGQTSASAGQTSASAGQTSAGQTSEGQTSASAGQTSAGQTSEGQTSAGQTLAGQTSAGQTSVGQTSAGQTSAGQTSAGQTSAGQTSAGQTLAGQTSAGQTSAGQPSTSAGQTSAGQTPAGQTSAGQTSAGQTSAGQTSASAGQTSASAGQTSAGQTSAGQTPAGQTSAGQTSAPAGQTSSDQTSAGQTSAGQTSASAGQTSASAGQTSASEGQTSASAGQTSAGQTSAGQTSADQTSAGQTSAGQTSAGQTSAGQTSAGQTSAGQTSAGQTSAGQTSAGQTSASAGQTSAGQTWAGQTSASAGQTSAGQPSTSAGQTSVGHTSASAGQTSASAGQTSAGQTSEGQTSASAGQTSAGQTSEGQTSAGQTLAGQTSAGQTSVGQTSAGQTSAGQTSAGQTSAGQTSAGQTLAGQTSTGQTSVGQTSAGQTSAGQTSAGQPSTSAGQTSAGQTPAGQTSAGQTSAGQTSAGQTSASAGQTSASAGQTSAGQTSAGQTPAGQTSAGQTSAPAGQTSSDQTSAGQTSAGQTSASAGQTSASAGQTSASEGQTSASAGQTSASAGQTSASAGQTSAGQTSAGQTSADQTSAGQTSAGQTSAGQTSASAGQTSAGQTSAGQTSAGQTSAGQTSASAGQTSAGQTSAD; the protein is encoded by the exons ATGCTAACACAGACTGCAGCAGGTCAAACaccggcaggtcaaacatcagcattggcaggtcagacatcggcaggtcaaacatcggcAGGTCAGACATCAGCAGATcaaacatcggcaggtcaaacaccggcaggtcaaacaccggcaggtcaaacaccggcaggtcagacatcggcaggtcagacatcggcaggtcaaacatcggcAGGTCAGACATCAGCAGATcaaacatcggcaggtcaaacaccggcaggtcaaacaccggcaggtcagacatcggcaggtcagacatcggcaggtcagacaccggcaggtcaaacaccggcaggtcagacaccggcaggtcagacaccggcaggtcagacatcggcaggtcagacatcggCTGGTCAAACATCGGCGGGTCACACATCGGCGGGTCAGACATCGACTGGTCAGACACCGGCTGGTCAGACACcggcaggtcagacatcggcaggtcagacatcggcaggtcagacaccggcaggtcagacatcggcaggtcagacatcggcaggtcagacaccggcaggtcagacatcggcaggtcaaaaatcggcaggtcaaacaccggcaggtcagacatcggCGGGTCAAACATCGGCGGGTCAAATATCAGCATcggcaggtcagacatcggcaggtcagacatcggcaggtcagacaccggcaggtcaaacaccggcaggtcagacatcggcaggtcaaacatcggcTGGTCAAACATCGGCGGGTCAAACATCGACTGGTcaaacatcggcaggtcaaacaccggcaggtcagacaccggcaggtcaaacaccggcaggtcaaacatcggcag GTCAGACATCGACTGGTcaaacatcggcaggtcaaacatcggcaggtcagacaccggcaggtcaaacaccggcag gtcaaacaccggcaggtcagacatcggcaggtcaaacaccggcaggtcaaacatcggcGGGTCAAACATCGGCTGGTcaaacatcggcaggtcaaCCATcaacatcggcaggtcaaacatcggTGGGTCATACATCagcatcggcaggtcaaacatcaacatcggcaggtcaaacatcagcatcggcaggtcaaacatcagcatcggcaggtcaaacatcagcatcggcaggtcaaacatcggcGGGTCAAACATCGGAAGGTCAAACATCagcatcggcaggtcaaacatcggcGGGTCAAACATCGGAAGGTCAAACATCAGCAGGTCAAACACTGGCAGGTCAGACATCGGCGGGTCAAACATCGGTGGGTCAAACATcggcaggtcagacatcggcaggtcaaacatcggcaggtcagacatcggcaggtcaaacatcggcaggtcaaacactggcaggtcagacatcggcgggtcaaacatcggcaggtcaaCCATcaacatcggcaggtcaaacatcagCAGGTCAAACACcggcaggtcagacatcggCGGGTCAAACATCGGCGGGTCAAACATCGGCTGGTCAAACATCagcatcggcaggtcaaacatcagcatcggcaggtcaaacatcggcaggtcaaacatcggcaggtcaaacaccggcaggtcaaacatcggcTGGTCAAACATCAGCaccggcaggtcaaacatcgtCAGATcaaacatcggcaggtcaaacatcggcgggtcaaacatcagcatcggcaggtcaaacatcagcatcggctggtcaaacatcagcatcggaaggtcaaacatcagcatcggcaggtcaaacatcggcaggtcaaacatccGCAGGTCAGACATCGGCAGATCAGACATCGGCGGGTcaaacatcggcaggtcaaacatcggcaggtcagacatcggcaggtcaaacatcggcaggtcagacatcggcaggtcaaacatcggcaggtcagacatcggcaggtcaaacatcggcaggtcaaacatcagcatcggcaggtcagacatcggcaggtcaaacatgggcaggtcaaacatcagcatcggctggtcaaacatcggcaggtcaaCCATcaacatcggcaggtcaaacatcggTGGGTCATACATCagcatcggcaggtcaaacatcagcatcggcaggtcaaacatcggcGGGTCAAACATCGGAAGGTCAAACATCagcatcggcaggtcaaacatcggcGGGCCAAACATCGGAAGGTCAAACATCAGCAGGTCAAACACTGGCAGGTCAGACATCGGCGGGTCAAACATCGGTGGGTCAAACATcggcaggtcagacatcggcaggtcaaacatcggcaggtcagacatcggcaggtcaaacatcggcaggtcaaacactGGCAGGTCAGACATCGACGGGTCAAACATCGGTGGGTCAAACATCGGCTGGTcaaacatcggcaggtcaaacatcggcaggtcaaCCATcaacatcggcaggtcaaacatcagCAGGTCAAACACcggcaggtcagacatcggCGGGTCAAACATCGGCGGGTCAAACATCGGCTGGTCAAACATCagcatcggcaggtcaaacatcagcatcggcaggtcaaacatcggcaggtcaaacatcggcaggtcaaacaccggcaggtcaaacatcggcTGGTCAAACATCAGCaccggcaggtcaaacatcgtCAGATcaaacatcggcaggtcaaacatcggcgggtcaaacatcagcatcggcaggtcaaacatcagcatcggctggtcaaacatcagcatcggaaggtcaaacatcagcatcggcaggtcaaacatcagcatcggcaggtcaaacatcagcatcggcaggtcaaacatcggcaggtcaaacatcggcaggtcagacatcggCAGATCAGACATCGGCGGGTcaaacatcggcaggtcaaacatcggcaggtcaaacatcagcatcggcaggtcaaacatcggcaggtcagacatcggcaggtcagacatcggcaggtcaaacatcggcaggtcaaacatcagcatcggcaggtcaaacatcggcaggtcaaacatcagCAGATTAG